Proteins from one Pontibacter korlensis genomic window:
- a CDS encoding sodium:solute symporter family protein, giving the protein MKLSAVDISIIVAYLVAVASIGLVLKNRAKKDKEAYLLGGNTLPWYALGLSNASGMFDISGTMWMVMLAFVYGLKSIWIPWLWPSFNQVFLMVFLGIWLRRSNVTTGAEWMLTRFGRGKDTHKSHTIVVFFALLSCLGFLAYGFIGLGKFVEIFVPWSVVQPYVPFEVAPEYVAHFYGLIFTLFAMFYAVLGGMASIVWADVLQYFIMTVGAVVIGYIAIENVSGGTFKVPEGWTTPFFGATLDMDWTGIIDEVNVKIQEDGFSLFGLFFSLMLFKGVLASLAGPTPNYDMQKVLSTRTPQDAAKMSGFVSLVLIPTRYLMIIGFTVLALLNYEQLNLDAGSVIDYERILPAAIVNFAPTGILGLILAGLLSAFIGTFAGTLNAAQAYIVNDIYLKYVNPRASNARVTNINYLTGVTVVMLSIVLGFFAKDVNSLLQWIVSGLYGGYIAANVLKWYWWRFNSNGFFWGMLSGIVPALAFPFFFDGLDLYYFPLLLLLSSAGSIAGTLLSPPTDMETLKSFYRTVRPWGFWGPVDKLVKEEEPTFVENTHFWRDAFNVVIGVVAQMCLTLLPIYLVIQMHTELLITLVLFAICALVLKKTWWDTLPQEGRKQPPRNPNEEKPPKEDVFVVAGKGY; this is encoded by the coding sequence ATGAAATTATCAGCCGTCGATATCAGCATCATTGTAGCTTACCTTGTAGCAGTTGCCTCTATCGGGTTGGTACTAAAAAACCGCGCGAAAAAGGATAAGGAGGCATACTTGTTAGGAGGCAACACACTGCCCTGGTACGCGCTTGGCTTATCCAATGCCTCTGGCATGTTTGATATTTCCGGTACCATGTGGATGGTGATGCTGGCTTTTGTGTACGGTCTGAAAAGTATCTGGATTCCGTGGCTGTGGCCTTCTTTCAATCAGGTGTTCCTGATGGTGTTCCTGGGTATATGGCTCCGTCGGTCAAATGTAACCACTGGAGCAGAATGGATGCTCACCCGCTTCGGCAGGGGCAAAGACACACACAAATCACATACTATAGTCGTCTTTTTCGCTCTGCTTAGCTGCCTTGGCTTCCTAGCCTATGGTTTTATCGGCTTGGGCAAGTTTGTGGAAATCTTTGTGCCATGGTCGGTGGTGCAGCCTTATGTTCCGTTTGAGGTGGCTCCAGAGTATGTAGCTCATTTCTACGGATTAATTTTTACACTTTTTGCCATGTTCTATGCCGTATTAGGCGGCATGGCCAGTATTGTGTGGGCAGATGTGCTGCAGTATTTCATCATGACGGTTGGTGCCGTGGTGATAGGGTACATCGCAATAGAAAATGTATCTGGAGGTACTTTTAAGGTGCCAGAGGGATGGACTACGCCGTTCTTCGGAGCCACCCTGGACATGGACTGGACAGGTATAATTGACGAGGTAAACGTAAAGATACAGGAAGATGGCTTTTCGCTGTTTGGCTTGTTCTTCTCGCTGATGCTGTTCAAGGGTGTCTTGGCTAGTTTGGCTGGTCCCACGCCTAACTACGATATGCAGAAGGTGCTATCTACCCGCACGCCCCAGGATGCCGCAAAAATGAGCGGTTTTGTTTCTTTGGTGCTGATTCCTACCCGCTATCTGATGATCATTGGTTTTACAGTGCTGGCACTGCTAAACTATGAGCAGTTGAACCTGGATGCCGGAAGCGTGATAGACTATGAGCGTATCTTGCCAGCTGCCATCGTTAATTTTGCTCCTACAGGTATACTTGGGCTTATTCTAGCCGGTTTGTTATCTGCTTTTATCGGCACGTTTGCTGGCACGCTTAATGCCGCGCAGGCATACATCGTCAACGATATTTACCTGAAGTATGTAAATCCCCGTGCATCCAACGCACGCGTAACCAATATCAATTACCTGACAGGTGTAACTGTGGTGATGCTAAGCATTGTGCTGGGCTTTTTTGCCAAGGATGTAAACAGCCTTCTGCAGTGGATCGTGTCTGGCCTTTATGGTGGCTACATTGCGGCCAACGTGCTGAAGTGGTACTGGTGGCGCTTTAACAGCAATGGCTTCTTCTGGGGTATGCTTTCTGGCATTGTGCCTGCACTTGCCTTTCCGTTCTTCTTCGACGGCCTCGACCTTTATTATTTTCCGCTTCTGCTGCTCTTATCATCAGCAGGAAGTATTGCTGGTACACTCTTGTCTCCGCCAACAGACATGGAAACCCTAAAGAGCTTTTACCGGACTGTTCGCCCATGGGGCTTTTGGGGTCCGGTAGATAAGCTAGTGAAGGAGGAGGAGCCAACTTTTGTAGAAAACACGCACTTCTGGCGCGATGCTTTTAATGTGGTGATAGGGGTAGTGGCGCAAATGTGCCTTACGCTACTGCCAATCTACCTGGTTATCCAGATGCATACAGAGCTGCTGATAACACTAGTGCTTTTTGCTATATGTGCCCTGGTGCTGAAAAAGACCTGGTGGGATACACTGCCACAGGAGGGGCGTAAGCAGCCGCCAAGAAATCCTAATGAAGAGAAGCCTCCGAAAGAGGATGTATTTGTAGTAGCTGGCAAAGGATATTAA
- the mgrA gene encoding L-glyceraldehyde 3-phosphate reductase produces the protein MEYRRCGKSGIMLPALSLGLWHNFGHVDVLENSRSILRLAFDRGITHFDLANNYGPPPGSAEENFGRILKQDFQGYRDELIISTKAGYAMWEGPYGDWGSKKYLVSSLDQSLKRMGLEYVDIFYHHRPDLNTPLEETMGALDLIVRQGKALYVGISNYKPQEAAEAIKFLRSLGTPCLIHQPKYSMFERWVEGGLLDLLEQEGVGCIPFSPLAQGLLTDKYTQGIPVNSRAAKAHGHLKESEVTEDRMAKIRQLQQLAQERGQSLAQMALAWLLKDERVTSVLIGASRPEQLENSLGCLENLHFGSEELQQIESILQA, from the coding sequence ATGGAATACCGCCGCTGTGGGAAAAGTGGCATTATGTTACCTGCTCTCTCTCTTGGGCTGTGGCATAACTTCGGCCATGTAGATGTGCTGGAAAACTCCCGCTCTATACTGCGCCTGGCCTTTGACCGAGGTATAACTCATTTTGACCTGGCTAATAACTATGGGCCACCTCCGGGCTCGGCAGAGGAGAACTTTGGCAGAATACTGAAACAGGATTTTCAGGGCTACCGCGATGAATTGATTATTTCTACCAAGGCTGGTTATGCTATGTGGGAGGGGCCCTATGGTGACTGGGGCTCCAAAAAGTACCTGGTCTCTAGCCTGGATCAAAGCCTGAAGCGGATGGGGTTAGAGTACGTTGATATTTTCTATCATCATCGCCCTGACCTAAATACACCCTTGGAGGAAACCATGGGTGCCTTAGACCTAATAGTGCGACAAGGCAAAGCCTTATATGTTGGCATCTCCAATTATAAGCCTCAGGAAGCAGCAGAAGCCATCAAGTTTTTAAGGAGCCTTGGAACGCCTTGTTTGATTCACCAACCAAAGTACTCCATGTTTGAGAGATGGGTAGAAGGTGGCTTACTAGATCTGTTGGAGCAGGAGGGGGTTGGATGTATTCCTTTCTCACCGTTGGCGCAAGGGCTGCTGACGGACAAGTATACACAAGGTATTCCGGTTAATTCGCGTGCTGCGAAAGCACACGGGCACTTGAAAGAGTCGGAAGTTACGGAGGACAGGATGGCGAAAATACGTCAGCTTCAGCAACTGGCGCAAGAAAGGGGGCAAAGCCTGGCGCAAATGGCACTTGCGTGGCTTCTAAAAGATGAGCGTGTTACTTCTGTCTTAATAGGAGCTAGTAGGCCAGAGCAGCTGGAAAATTCATTAGGTTGCCTGGAAAACTTACACTTTGGTAGTGAGGAACTGCAGCAGATAGAAAGTATACTTCAAGCATAA
- a CDS encoding glycosidase gives MENTYKERLKQLECAYHALITRENPKLDLGNGVFDRYTYPVLTAQHAPLFWRYDLNPETNPYLIERFGINAAFNSGAIKLNGKFLLVVRVESADRKSFFAVAESPNGIDNFKFWDRPITMPETSVPDVNVYDMRLVQHEDGWIYGLFCTERKDPNAQPGDESSAIAQCGIARTHDLKKWERLADLKTPSPQQRNVVLHPEFINGKYAFYTRPQDGFIEAGSGGGIGWGLADSIENAVVEEEIVLDAKQYHTVNEVKNGQGPAPLKTEKGWLHLAHGVRNTAAGLRYVLYTFLTDLEDPTKVIHKPAGYFIAPEGEERVGDVSNVVFSNGWILDEDGTVFIYYGSSDTRMHVVTSTLDKLLDYVLYTPADGLRTGATVERLNALIDCNQVYLKKKPEQRASVVS, from the coding sequence ATGGAAAATACCTATAAAGAAAGGCTGAAGCAGTTGGAGTGTGCTTACCACGCTCTGATTACCCGGGAAAACCCCAAACTGGATTTAGGCAATGGTGTGTTCGACAGATACACTTATCCTGTACTTACGGCACAGCATGCCCCTCTATTCTGGCGCTATGACCTAAATCCGGAAACTAACCCGTACCTGATAGAAAGGTTCGGTATCAATGCGGCCTTCAATTCGGGAGCCATAAAGCTGAACGGTAAGTTCCTGCTGGTTGTGCGGGTGGAGAGTGCTGACCGTAAATCTTTCTTTGCTGTGGCTGAAAGCCCTAATGGGATCGATAACTTTAAATTCTGGGACCGGCCTATCACCATGCCAGAAACATCTGTACCGGATGTGAATGTGTATGACATGCGCCTGGTGCAGCACGAAGATGGATGGATCTATGGCTTGTTCTGTACTGAACGGAAAGATCCTAACGCGCAGCCAGGTGATGAGTCTTCAGCTATTGCGCAGTGTGGTATAGCCCGCACGCATGACCTGAAGAAGTGGGAGCGGTTAGCAGACTTGAAAACTCCTTCTCCTCAGCAGCGCAACGTAGTACTACATCCTGAGTTTATCAATGGAAAATATGCCTTCTATACTCGTCCGCAGGATGGATTTATAGAGGCAGGTTCCGGTGGCGGTATTGGTTGGGGGCTGGCAGATTCTATCGAAAATGCGGTGGTTGAAGAAGAAATAGTACTTGATGCCAAGCAATATCACACTGTAAATGAGGTGAAGAATGGCCAAGGGCCGGCTCCACTTAAAACAGAAAAAGGCTGGTTGCACCTGGCGCACGGAGTACGTAATACAGCTGCCGGACTTCGCTATGTGTTGTATACTTTTTTAACAGACCTGGAAGATCCAACTAAGGTAATACATAAACCTGCAGGTTACTTTATCGCACCTGAGGGAGAAGAAAGGGTTGGCGATGTATCAAACGTGGTCTTCAGTAACGGCTGGATACTAGATGAGGATGGTACTGTATTCATTTACTACGGTTCATCTGATACCCGCATGCATGTGGTTACCTCTACCTTAGATAAATTATTGGACTACGTTCTTTATACGCCTGCAGATGGCCTTCGCACGGGCGCAACGGTAGAACGCTTGAATGCTTTGATTGATTGTAACCAGGTCTACCTTAAAAAGAAGCCAGAACAAAGAGCCTCAGTAGTATCATAG
- a CDS encoding transposase: MEKREYDASFKRMAIDLTYARGSVKEVALELGIDPGRLSKWRQKEGTPIRSAEGLTDEQKEIKRLQKELKEAQLERDILKKAISIFSKGDGRYTDS; encoded by the coding sequence ATGGAAAAAAGAGAATATGACGCCTCCTTCAAGCGGATGGCCATTGATCTGACCTACGCCAGGGGATCGGTAAAGGAAGTGGCTCTGGAGCTGGGCATTGACCCCGGCAGACTTAGCAAGTGGCGCCAGAAGGAGGGCACACCCATAAGGTCGGCCGAAGGTTTAACGGACGAGCAAAAAGAGATCAAAAGGTTGCAGAAAGAGCTAAAGGAGGCGCAGCTGGAGCGAGATATCCTAAAAAAGGCCATCAGCATCTTCTCCAAGGGAGACGGGCGGTATACGGATTCGTAG
- a CDS encoding AGE family epimerase/isomerase, protein MTQIAVFADKDRLNIYQATAASELQRILEFWELFAVDEVQGGFIGQMNNEGEVQKGAPKGAVLNARILWTFSAAYRHTRSEKHLQLAERAYSYLMNYFWDKQYGGMHWSLSAEGEPLSTRKQVYALAFAIYGLSEFYRATHNEEALGASQELFHWIERYSFDEEFGGYFEAFSREGELLEDLRLSPKDRNDPKTMNTHLHVLEAYANLYRVWPDAQLAQQLEGLIRVFFEIIVDAETGHMHLFFTREWKPTADLVSYGHDIEASWLLQEAAEVLGNKELIEGARKLAVRMVCATLEGLQVDGSLYHELDRSQQHCDKHREWWVSAEAMVGFLNAYQLTAEPAFLEHSLEVWNFAEKHLLDKEKGEWFWGVWDDYSRMDEDKIGFWKCPYHNARACLEVMERCWHLLKS, encoded by the coding sequence ATGACACAGATAGCAGTATTCGCGGATAAAGATAGGTTGAACATTTATCAAGCGACAGCAGCTTCCGAGCTTCAGAGAATTCTGGAGTTTTGGGAGCTGTTTGCTGTAGATGAAGTGCAGGGCGGCTTTATAGGGCAGATGAACAATGAAGGAGAGGTGCAGAAAGGAGCTCCGAAAGGCGCAGTCCTTAATGCCCGTATTCTCTGGACTTTCTCTGCTGCTTACAGGCACACGCGTAGTGAAAAGCACCTGCAACTTGCCGAACGCGCCTACAGCTATCTGATGAACTACTTTTGGGACAAGCAGTATGGTGGCATGCATTGGTCTTTAAGTGCTGAAGGAGAGCCTTTAAGCACCCGTAAACAGGTTTATGCCCTTGCCTTCGCTATATATGGACTAAGCGAGTTTTATCGAGCAACTCATAATGAGGAAGCTTTAGGAGCTAGCCAGGAGCTTTTTCACTGGATTGAACGGTACAGCTTTGACGAGGAGTTTGGTGGGTATTTTGAAGCCTTTAGCCGTGAAGGGGAGCTATTAGAGGATCTCCGGCTGAGCCCTAAAGATCGGAACGATCCTAAAACCATGAATACTCACCTGCATGTGCTTGAGGCGTATGCCAACCTTTACCGAGTCTGGCCAGATGCGCAGTTAGCACAGCAGTTGGAAGGGTTAATCAGAGTCTTTTTTGAGATAATAGTGGATGCCGAAACAGGTCATATGCACCTCTTCTTTACCAGGGAATGGAAGCCTACAGCCGATCTGGTGTCGTATGGGCATGACATTGAGGCTTCGTGGCTCTTACAGGAGGCTGCCGAAGTGCTAGGTAACAAAGAGCTAATTGAGGGTGCAAGAAAATTAGCTGTAAGGATGGTTTGTGCTACCTTGGAAGGTTTGCAGGTTGATGGTAGTTTGTACCATGAGCTGGACCGGAGCCAGCAGCACTGCGACAAGCACCGTGAGTGGTGGGTAAGTGCCGAGGCCATGGTTGGCTTTCTGAATGCATACCAGTTAACTGCAGAACCTGCTTTTCTGGAGCACTCCCTGGAAGTCTGGAATTTTGCAGAAAAGCATCTGCTGGATAAGGAAAAAGGAGAGTGGTTTTGGGGTGTATGGGATGATTATAGCCGCATGGATGAGGATAAGATTGGCTTCTGGAAATGCCCTTACCACAATGCACGTGCTTGCTTGGAGGTGATGGAGCGGTGCTGGCACCTCTTGAAATCCTGA
- a CDS encoding sialate O-acetylesterase, translating to MKKLYAVLLLFLIVMNPIAPSLANVGLPAIFSNHMVLQQNAEVTIWGWGKAQEPISVTTSWDQNTVKAVTSPNAKWQVKVKTPSAGGPYTVTIKGYNTIVLEDVMIGEVWLVSGQSNMEWSARAGIDNAEQEVAKANYPNIRFFSVEHRTADAPQLDLGGQWVASSPETMIDFSAVAYFFGRELHQQLNVPIGLINSSWGGTPAEVWVKPEVIKADTDLNEAAAKQPVVEWGPKDPGKAFHTMIAPLIPFRVAGVLWYQGESNTVAPQNYGKLLPSLINSWRSEWGYEFPFYFAQIAPYEYGRPLEGVLLRDAQRRSLSVPKTGMVVLSDIGNTKDIHPRNKLDVGKRFANLALNKTYGKEVSAVSGPLYREMKVEGNKVRLYFDYADKGLMAKGKELTLFEVAGKDQQFVLAKAKIDGSTIVISSPKVKNPVAVRFAWSNTAEPNLFNKEGLPASSFRTDGWPIEPK from the coding sequence ATGAAAAAATTATACGCAGTACTATTACTGTTTCTGATCGTGATGAACCCTATCGCACCTTCACTAGCTAATGTTGGCCTTCCTGCCATTTTTAGTAACCATATGGTGCTTCAGCAGAATGCGGAGGTAACCATATGGGGCTGGGGCAAAGCACAAGAGCCGATAAGCGTTACAACCAGTTGGGACCAGAACACTGTTAAAGCTGTTACCTCTCCTAATGCAAAGTGGCAGGTAAAGGTAAAAACCCCATCAGCCGGGGGACCATACACTGTGACTATCAAAGGGTATAATACCATTGTGCTGGAAGATGTAATGATAGGTGAAGTATGGTTGGTTTCTGGCCAGTCTAACATGGAGTGGAGTGCCAGAGCTGGTATAGACAACGCAGAACAGGAAGTAGCTAAAGCAAACTATCCAAACATCAGGTTCTTTAGTGTTGAGCACCGTACAGCTGATGCTCCTCAACTCGATTTAGGTGGCCAATGGGTAGCGTCTAGCCCGGAAACAATGATAGACTTCAGCGCTGTAGCTTATTTTTTTGGAAGAGAGCTACACCAGCAGCTAAATGTACCCATAGGCCTGATTAACAGTAGCTGGGGAGGCACTCCGGCAGAAGTATGGGTAAAGCCGGAAGTAATAAAAGCAGATACGGATCTTAACGAGGCTGCCGCCAAACAGCCGGTGGTAGAATGGGGACCTAAAGATCCAGGCAAAGCTTTTCATACCATGATTGCGCCACTCATCCCTTTTCGTGTGGCAGGTGTACTCTGGTACCAGGGAGAGTCAAACACTGTAGCGCCCCAGAACTATGGTAAGCTATTGCCAAGCCTTATTAACAGCTGGAGAAGTGAGTGGGGGTATGAGTTTCCTTTCTACTTCGCTCAAATAGCTCCTTATGAGTATGGCCGCCCCTTGGAAGGAGTGCTGCTAAGAGATGCTCAGCGCAGATCACTTTCTGTTCCGAAAACAGGTATGGTTGTTTTGAGCGACATTGGCAACACGAAAGACATTCACCCCAGAAATAAGTTGGATGTAGGTAAGCGCTTTGCTAACCTGGCACTAAATAAGACTTATGGGAAAGAAGTATCTGCTGTTTCCGGTCCGCTTTACCGCGAGATGAAGGTAGAGGGCAACAAAGTGCGCCTGTATTTTGATTATGCCGATAAAGGTTTGATGGCGAAAGGCAAAGAGTTAACGCTCTTTGAGGTAGCCGGCAAGGATCAGCAGTTTGTACTTGCCAAAGCAAAAATAGATGGCAGTACCATTGTGATAAGTTCACCTAAAGTAAAAAATCCTGTTGCTGTACGTTTTGCCTGGAGCAACACAGCAGAACCTAACCTTTTCAATAAAGAAGGCTTACCTGCTTCAAGCTTCCGTACCGATGGTTGGCCAATCGAGCCAAAATAA
- a CDS encoding glycoside hydrolase family 26 protein: protein MKNFSILLIAFFCSYGFSAIGQTAPAQLADQKATKKTAILYDNLMSLSRQGTLFGQHETMAYGVGWWGEPGRSDVKEISGSYPAVHGWDIGKIGTDKSINGVPFDDVHRYIREVYKRGGINTVAWHMDNLARGGNSWDTTHVVKDMLPGGKAHEAYLAKLDLAADFFKKCRANLFTPIPIIFRPYHEHNGDWFWWGKGYCTEEEFVQLWQFTVNYLKNEKNVHNLIYAFSPDRSRMNLEEGKPAYLYAYPGDDYVDILGLDDYWDMGFEGNKKPLAEQRVDLVKSLKLTDELAKEKNKVAALTETGLDKLTTPDWYTGHLLSSLKEELEPLQISYIMVWRNANTGHHYSPYKGHPAEEDFRKFTADEQILMEDDVQNIYKRRKPLVSNEKKGRKTNLQSVTQSSRDTTASH, encoded by the coding sequence ATGAAAAACTTTTCTATACTTCTAATCGCATTCTTTTGCAGCTATGGCTTCTCTGCAATTGGCCAAACAGCACCAGCTCAGTTAGCAGATCAAAAGGCTACCAAGAAAACAGCCATACTTTATGATAACCTGATGAGCCTGTCACGCCAGGGCACTCTGTTTGGGCAACATGAAACAATGGCCTATGGCGTAGGATGGTGGGGTGAGCCCGGCAGATCAGATGTGAAGGAAATCAGCGGCTCTTATCCTGCTGTACATGGGTGGGATATTGGTAAAATTGGCACAGACAAAAGTATAAATGGTGTTCCTTTTGATGATGTACACCGCTACATACGTGAGGTTTACAAAAGAGGAGGCATCAATACAGTAGCCTGGCACATGGACAACCTGGCCAGAGGAGGTAACTCCTGGGACACGACGCATGTGGTTAAGGATATGCTGCCTGGCGGAAAAGCGCATGAGGCTTATCTGGCTAAGCTAGACTTAGCAGCCGATTTCTTCAAAAAGTGCCGGGCCAATTTGTTCACACCTATCCCTATTATTTTCCGCCCATACCACGAGCACAACGGTGACTGGTTCTGGTGGGGGAAAGGTTACTGCACAGAGGAAGAGTTTGTGCAGCTCTGGCAGTTTACAGTTAACTACCTCAAAAACGAGAAAAACGTCCACAACCTTATCTATGCTTTTTCACCAGACCGAAGCAGGATGAATCTGGAAGAAGGCAAACCTGCTTACCTGTACGCTTACCCTGGTGATGATTATGTGGACATTCTTGGCCTCGACGATTACTGGGACATGGGCTTTGAGGGTAACAAGAAGCCTCTGGCTGAGCAAAGGGTAGACCTGGTAAAAAGCCTGAAGTTAACTGATGAACTAGCCAAAGAGAAAAACAAGGTAGCTGCCCTCACCGAGACAGGCTTGGACAAACTTACTACCCCAGATTGGTACACAGGTCACTTGCTTAGCTCTTTAAAAGAAGAACTGGAGCCGCTGCAGATTTCCTATATTATGGTGTGGCGTAATGCTAATACAGGGCACCACTACAGCCCATACAAAGGACATCCGGCGGAGGAAGACTTTAGAAAATTTACCGCAGACGAGCAGATTCTAATGGAGGATGATGTGCAAAATATTTACAAGCGAAGAAAGCCGCTGGTAAGCAACGAGAAGAAAGGGCGAAAAACAAACTTACAATCGGTAACTCAATCTTCTAGAGATACAACGGCCTCTCATTAA